Genomic DNA from Carnobacterium divergens DSM 20623:
CCACACCAAGTCGTGAGTTAGCTGAACAAATTTATCAAGCAGCGTTGCAACTTGCAAAACACGCACCGGAAAAAATTATTGTTCAAAGTTTCGTAGGTGGAACAGACAAGAAACGTCAAATGACTAAATTAAATGGTACACAACCACATATTGTCATTGGAACACCAGGACGTATTTTGGATATGGTAAATGAAAATGCCTTACTGATTCATACCGCCCCTGTTTTAGTTATTGATGAAGCGGATATGACGCTAGATATGGGATTTTTAGAAGATGTCGATCAAATTGCAGGACGTTTGCCAAACAACTTACAAATGCTTGTTTTTTCAGCGACGATTCCACAAAATTTAAAACCATTCTTAAAAAAATACATGGAAAATCCTCATTACGAGCATATTCAACCTAAATCAATTATTTCACCAACAATTGACAACTGGTTGATTTCAACTAAAGGCAGAGACCGTGTAGATGTTGTTTATCAACTATTAACAACAGGAACACCTTATCTAGCCATTGTTTTTGCAAATACGAAACAAAAAGTAGACGAATTAGCAGATGGTCTAAAATCAAGAGGCTTAAAAGTTGCTAAAATCCATGGGGACATTCAACCTCGTGAAAGAAAACGTGTAATGAAACAAGTTCAAAACCTTGATTACCAATTTGTAGTAGCAACGGATTTAGCTGCTCGTGGTATTGATATCGAAGGTGTTTCACATGTCATTAATGCTGAAATTCCTCGTGATTTAGATTTCTTTATTCACCGCGTTGGCAGAACAGGACGTAATGGTATGAATGGGACTGCGATTACTTTATACGCACCAAGTGATGAAGCTCTTGTAGCGGATATTGAAAAAATTGGTGTTGAGTTTT
This window encodes:
- a CDS encoding DEAD/DEAH box helicase, which produces MEHTFEKFGLQPFLIDAINEIGFKEATEVQEKLIPAIMKGESVIGQSQTGTGKTHTFLLPLFNKIDPLKAEVQVVITTPSRELAEQIYQAALQLAKHAPEKIIVQSFVGGTDKKRQMTKLNGTQPHIVIGTPGRILDMVNENALLIHTAPVLVIDEADMTLDMGFLEDVDQIAGRLPNNLQMLVFSATIPQNLKPFLKKYMENPHYEHIQPKSIISPTIDNWLISTKGRDRVDVVYQLLTTGTPYLAIVFANTKQKVDELADGLKSRGLKVAKIHGDIQPRERKRVMKQVQNLDYQFVVATDLAARGIDIEGVSHVINAEIPRDLDFFIHRVGRTGRNGMNGTAITLYAPSDEALVADIEKIGVEFSPKTIKNGEIIDTYDRNRRTTREKTSKDVLDPSLKGIVKKSKKKVKPGYKKKIGRVIKESNEKKRRVERRSQARAIKKANKKK